The following proteins are encoded in a genomic region of Sorangiineae bacterium MSr12523:
- a CDS encoding TIGR02266 family protein, whose protein sequence is MTQDTRKDPRAKIVSLNVRYKSATVDEFIENHSHDVSKGGIFIKTSTPFAQGTLLKFEIRLAGDQAVIAGVGRVVWKREPSQASAERPGGMGVKFIKIDENSRAVIDRLVAAKEDAGSAFTSELKEPLAALRERTTAGAGQVPGAKVERPGKSTIMGMGSLHPENVPATSAPRPAAGNPAWGGAPQAGPGAAAPVSATAPKTAPKAGGFFPATQPELEMPPPEERTMMKQAEELLEEALKGAGGSMEEVGNNPLFASAKALPGTAPKPLSNPPPPRSGPQPSIGKTDAVPPPPPSAPATVKPPSAPPPRPGGIVTPSPLSASLQERLGVGGPPPAPPSVPRPAPSGAAPQAGPGAAPAATAPTAPSVRPPSVPAPPRPAPVAPSAPPAAVTAMVDDLLSDPLPPVPKAPSLPAEALKTPTAVLSEPPPKAASIPPPAALFSLEKKVDEEKKDEPATLPSSLVVESILKSTPPPDVLAKDKDGVRAPSEKPPAITRPVSERPPPALFATEPSTSAKVDIPPPAARAVSERPAPLKLIEPPEERPMGISAMASLSADAADASSAKKPNWLLWGGLAVVAAGALVFFFTSQGSSTNETTPPASASASATPSASAPPPPAPAETATAAAEVDASATTAAEVDAAAPSTAHGAAAATASATPTVATATAAPVVKPRPAPKPKDTAAEEPSSPPAPTATATATATATPTPTPAPTATSTGTSSEGSTTAPTSSSKPAKPPTPKPAASDELENQL, encoded by the coding sequence ATGACCCAGGACACCCGCAAAGATCCGCGTGCGAAGATCGTCAGCTTGAATGTCCGCTACAAGAGCGCGACCGTCGACGAATTCATCGAGAATCACTCGCACGACGTAAGCAAGGGCGGCATCTTCATCAAGACGTCCACGCCCTTTGCGCAAGGAACGCTGCTCAAGTTCGAAATTCGCCTGGCCGGTGACCAAGCCGTCATCGCGGGCGTTGGTCGCGTGGTGTGGAAGCGGGAGCCTTCGCAGGCCAGCGCCGAGCGGCCGGGTGGCATGGGGGTCAAGTTCATCAAGATCGACGAGAACTCGCGCGCGGTGATCGACAGATTGGTCGCCGCCAAAGAGGACGCGGGCTCGGCGTTCACGTCGGAGCTGAAGGAGCCGTTGGCGGCCCTGCGCGAGCGCACCACCGCGGGCGCGGGTCAGGTGCCCGGCGCCAAGGTGGAGCGTCCGGGCAAGTCGACGATCATGGGCATGGGATCGCTGCACCCGGAAAATGTGCCGGCGACCAGCGCGCCAAGGCCTGCCGCGGGCAATCCCGCTTGGGGAGGCGCCCCGCAAGCAGGACCTGGGGCTGCGGCTCCGGTCAGTGCGACGGCGCCGAAGACCGCGCCGAAGGCCGGCGGGTTCTTCCCGGCGACACAGCCCGAGCTGGAGATGCCGCCGCCCGAAGAGCGGACCATGATGAAGCAGGCCGAGGAGCTGCTGGAAGAAGCGCTCAAGGGTGCCGGCGGATCCATGGAGGAGGTGGGGAACAACCCGCTCTTCGCGTCGGCCAAAGCCTTGCCGGGAACGGCGCCCAAGCCGCTGTCCAATCCGCCGCCGCCCCGATCAGGGCCGCAGCCTTCGATCGGGAAAACCGACGCCGTGCCGCCGCCACCGCCGTCGGCCCCCGCGACGGTGAAGCCGCCGTCGGCGCCGCCGCCGCGCCCGGGCGGGATCGTGACGCCGTCGCCGCTTTCGGCGAGCCTTCAAGAGAGGCTCGGGGTCGGTGGGCCGCCGCCGGCGCCTCCGTCCGTGCCGCGACCTGCACCCTCAGGAGCGGCCCCGCAAGCGGGTCCTGGGGCAGCGCCTGCGGCGACGGCGCCGACTGCGCCGTCGGTGCGTCCTCCGTCGGTGCCCGCACCGCCTCGCCCTGCGCCGGTTGCACCGTCTGCACCGCCCGCGGCGGTCACGGCGATGGTGGACGATCTGCTCTCCGATCCGTTGCCTCCGGTGCCGAAGGCGCCGTCGCTCCCTGCGGAAGCATTGAAGACGCCGACCGCGGTGCTCTCGGAGCCGCCGCCGAAGGCTGCGTCGATTCCACCGCCGGCCGCGTTGTTCTCGTTGGAGAAGAAGGTCGACGAGGAGAAGAAAGACGAGCCGGCAACGCTGCCCTCGTCGCTGGTCGTCGAGTCGATCCTCAAGTCGACGCCGCCGCCCGACGTCCTCGCCAAGGACAAAGATGGCGTGCGTGCGCCGTCGGAGAAGCCGCCGGCCATCACGCGTCCGGTGAGCGAGCGGCCGCCGCCCGCGCTGTTTGCCACCGAGCCTTCCACCTCGGCGAAGGTCGACATACCGCCTCCCGCAGCACGCGCCGTGAGCGAGCGCCCGGCGCCGCTCAAGTTGATCGAGCCGCCGGAAGAGCGCCCGATGGGCATTTCGGCGATGGCGAGTCTCTCGGCGGATGCCGCGGACGCGTCGTCGGCGAAAAAGCCCAATTGGCTTCTCTGGGGTGGTCTCGCCGTGGTGGCGGCGGGCGCATTGGTCTTCTTCTTCACGAGCCAAGGCTCCTCGACGAATGAGACGACGCCTCCGGCCAGCGCATCGGCGAGCGCAACGCCGAGTGCATCGGCTCCTCCGCCGCCTGCGCCCGCGGAGACGGCGACGGCTGCGGCCGAAGTCGATGCCAGTGCAACGACTGCCGCCGAAGTCGACGCCGCGGCGCCGAGCACCGCGCATGGTGCAGCGGCAGCGACGGCGAGCGCAACGCCGACCGTTGCTACGGCAACGGCTGCCCCGGTGGTGAAGCCCCGACCTGCGCCGAAACCGAAGGACACCGCCGCCGAGGAGCCTTCCTCGCCGCCGGCACCGACGGCGACAGCAACCGCCACGGCTACGGCAACCCCGACACCGACGCCTGCGCCCACCGCGACGTCGACGGGCACGTCGAGCGAAGGCAGCACCACCGCGCCGACGAGCAGCTCCAAACCGGCGAAGCCGCCGACCCCCAAGCCGGCAGCCTCGGACGAACTAGAGAATCAACTTTAG
- a CDS encoding PilZ domain-containing protein, producing MHERKPVRFVVGIVHPMAGWQAEARVHNMSLGGAGLEIPGTVLRRDDRVVLSFIAPSLWDPLEIPARVAWVRPASRLEPTRFGVAFEPTDAPKVLALFELIAAFVFDG from the coding sequence GTGCACGAGCGCAAGCCGGTGCGTTTTGTCGTGGGGATCGTCCACCCTATGGCCGGCTGGCAGGCCGAAGCCCGGGTCCACAACATGAGCCTGGGCGGCGCCGGCCTGGAAATACCGGGCACCGTCCTGCGGCGGGACGACCGCGTGGTCCTCTCCTTCATCGCCCCCAGCCTCTGGGATCCCCTGGAAATTCCCGCCCGCGTTGCCTGGGTCCGGCCGGCCAGCCGCCTGGAGCCCACCCGGTTTGGCGTCGCCTTCGAACCGACCGACGCCCCCAAGGTCCTGGCCCTCTTCGAGCTCATTGCCGCCTTCGTTTTCGACGGTTAG
- a CDS encoding sigma 54-interacting transcriptional regulator — MANALATVGRHPTNDMVLDDPRVSGVHLQLQRVDDHIRLRDAGSTNGTWLGQHRVMEIELGAGAEITVGSTVLQVDLDDAATTSPVSVHDSFGMLVGRSTVMRELFATLERIAPKEIGLLIQGETGTGKEEVARSIHIKSMRANKPFIVIDATALPETLADSLLFGHEKGAFTGAAERRVGFFEAADGGTIFLDEIGELSAPLQSKFLRVLERHEVTRVGGQTPIKVNVRVVAATHRDLRHEIEAGRFREDLYYRLAPVRILLPALRDRPDDIPVLCERLLSYIGDGRSSPLVIDASAVQFLSSQPWPGNVRELRNVLARAAALATDNVIRRVDVAGEGFGFRGMREERTPLDLTGTFGAAKERAIERFESAYLAALMKRCAGNLSMASREADLARHHLRELLRKRGLYGIPWDRETDV, encoded by the coding sequence ATGGCCAATGCGCTCGCGACCGTTGGCCGACATCCCACCAACGACATGGTGTTGGACGATCCCCGCGTGAGCGGTGTGCATCTCCAACTGCAACGCGTCGACGATCACATTCGTCTGCGCGATGCGGGCAGCACCAACGGCACGTGGCTCGGACAGCACCGTGTGATGGAGATCGAGCTCGGCGCTGGTGCAGAGATCACCGTCGGGTCCACCGTGCTGCAAGTCGATCTCGACGATGCAGCGACGACGTCGCCCGTCAGCGTTCACGACTCGTTCGGTATGTTGGTCGGACGCTCGACGGTGATGCGCGAGCTGTTCGCCACACTGGAGCGAATCGCCCCAAAGGAGATCGGTCTCCTCATTCAAGGTGAGACCGGGACGGGCAAAGAGGAGGTCGCGCGCTCGATTCACATCAAGAGCATGCGCGCGAACAAGCCGTTCATCGTCATCGATGCCACGGCGCTGCCCGAGACCTTGGCCGACTCGTTGCTCTTTGGACACGAGAAGGGCGCGTTCACCGGGGCTGCCGAGCGGCGGGTCGGATTCTTCGAAGCGGCCGACGGCGGCACCATCTTCCTCGACGAGATCGGGGAGCTGTCCGCACCGCTGCAGTCCAAGTTTCTGCGCGTGCTCGAACGCCACGAGGTCACGCGCGTTGGCGGGCAGACCCCCATTAAGGTGAACGTGCGCGTCGTCGCCGCCACGCACCGCGATCTGCGTCACGAGATCGAGGCGGGTCGCTTCCGAGAGGACCTCTACTATAGGTTGGCCCCCGTTCGCATTCTGCTACCGGCCCTTCGGGATAGACCCGATGACATCCCGGTGCTGTGCGAGCGGCTACTCTCCTACATCGGCGATGGGCGTTCGAGCCCGCTTGTCATCGATGCATCGGCCGTGCAATTCCTGTCGTCGCAGCCGTGGCCTGGAAATGTACGTGAGCTGCGGAACGTGCTGGCGCGTGCCGCTGCTTTGGCGACGGACAATGTGATTCGGCGCGTCGATGTCGCTGGAGAAGGCTTCGGATTCCGCGGCATGCGGGAAGAGCGGACCCCCCTCGACCTCACGGGCACTTTTGGTGCCGCGAAAGAACGCGCCATCGAGCGATTCGAATCGGCGTACCTCGCGGCATTGATGAAGCGTTGTGCCGGCAATCTTTCGATGGCATCGCGCGAGGCCGACCTGGCCCGACACCACCTCCGAGAATTGCTTCGCAAACGCGGGCTCTACGGCATACCTTGGGATCGCGAAACTGACGTGTGA
- a CDS encoding deoxyhypusine synthase family protein, producing MPTPKATTRRPRAPKKGTAPKVSSPRKAFETARTVHPVGITGKERPHDIITNMFPAYVGRQERTAFELMRRSITEDCCTFLTMSGAMTPAGLHQSCLIPLLDRGLIDCITTTGANLYHDAHRIIGHRIREIEPNAGDLQYRLARIIRIYDLGFWEETLLETDKLFSAILQKPEFQKKMTTPELHYLLGKNIARIEDALGVTSPSLLSTAYRYGVPIFVGAVQDGSIFLNIVKLKRLLGPAFKLEIDVNDDVFEMGAMQRHCFGALGKPMAIWILGGGVPKNYTLQGEPLLDQILSVPTHGFDIDVQFCVDPVDNGALSSCPAGEGHTWGKVSAESVATGSVYVHSDVTAVFPWLTYALLSDPRIHRRHRRLYDAREKAVASLQAEVEKRRKKLMPTLDFPLPKEKPGKMAKKKAKTKKKR from the coding sequence ATGCCCACGCCGAAAGCCACCACCCGTCGCCCCCGCGCCCCGAAGAAGGGCACCGCTCCGAAGGTTTCCTCCCCGCGCAAGGCCTTCGAGACGGCCCGCACCGTGCATCCGGTGGGGATCACGGGCAAGGAGCGCCCGCACGACATCATCACGAACATGTTCCCGGCCTACGTCGGCCGTCAGGAGCGAACCGCGTTCGAGTTGATGCGCCGGAGCATCACGGAGGACTGCTGCACCTTCTTGACGATGTCGGGGGCGATGACGCCGGCGGGATTGCATCAGTCCTGTCTCATCCCGCTGCTCGACCGCGGGCTGATCGACTGCATCACCACCACGGGCGCCAATCTTTACCACGACGCCCACCGCATCATCGGGCACCGCATTCGCGAGATCGAGCCCAACGCGGGCGACCTTCAGTACCGGTTGGCGCGCATCATCCGCATCTACGACTTGGGCTTCTGGGAGGAGACGCTTCTCGAGACGGACAAGCTGTTCTCGGCCATCCTGCAAAAGCCCGAGTTCCAGAAGAAGATGACCACCCCCGAGCTGCATTACCTGCTCGGTAAGAACATCGCGCGCATCGAAGATGCCCTCGGGGTGACGAGCCCCTCGCTCCTCTCCACGGCATACCGCTATGGGGTGCCCATCTTCGTGGGGGCGGTGCAGGACGGGTCGATCTTCCTCAACATCGTCAAGTTGAAGAGGCTCCTCGGGCCGGCCTTCAAGCTCGAGATCGACGTGAACGACGACGTGTTCGAGATGGGGGCGATGCAGCGCCATTGCTTCGGTGCCCTCGGCAAGCCGATGGCCATCTGGATCTTGGGCGGCGGCGTGCCGAAGAATTACACGCTGCAGGGTGAGCCGCTGCTCGATCAGATCCTCTCGGTGCCCACCCATGGCTTCGACATCGACGTGCAGTTCTGCGTCGACCCCGTCGACAATGGCGCGCTGAGCTCCTGTCCGGCGGGCGAGGGCCACACTTGGGGCAAGGTCTCCGCCGAAAGCGTGGCCACCGGATCCGTGTACGTGCACTCCGATGTCACGGCGGTCTTTCCATGGCTGACGTATGCGCTTCTCTCGGACCCGCGCATCCATCGTCGCCACCGCCGCCTTTATGACGCGCGCGAAAAGGCCGTGGCCAGCCTCCAGGCCGAGGTCGAGAAGCGCCGGAAGAAGCTGATGCCGACCCTGGACTTCCCGCTTCCCAAGGAAAAACCGGGCAAAATGGCCAAAAAGAAGGCCAAGACCAAGAAGAAGCGTTAG
- a CDS encoding prolyl oligopeptidase family serine peptidase: protein MNVLKSISSSVILFTLTCCSSSPPAAAPVTESTKHAKPHIGELSPPLTAIRPVVDTYFGVDVTDRYRWMEDPKSTEYAAWLSNQEAYARGMLAHVPGRSVLRDDLLAAMKSTDEIVDVRETDLGVFLARKAAGAPSATLYFRPRSSSDEKPIFEPSNAPSVGTSLDSFVPSPDGAFVIILTSSGGTEERTLHVIRTSDAKELPDRVEHLREMEVAWLPNARGFTYTRYPHGADKADPFSRYRNAEVALHLLGRSTDDDRTVFGGASLAGAPEDYPEIVITQGSDIALGLVHHGVARELSIYVKSVSQLSTTGNWRKIAAPEAQITQVAVHRNGLYVLSFRNADRGRILRTRANAPDIAGAATIVPESDDVLEEVRPAGDGIFSLVLRRGVHRLLHIRSDGTRTEAALPAELSVETFWSRPPATSTVMRVESYTESPIWMKWDAERDSAPVALPFNPPSRTFAGVRVERTTATSKDGTRIPITLLLPKGSARDGKQYVWLLGYGAGGYTLSPKFYPFRDAWLKRGGIWALAHVRGGGENGAEWHRAAMKGNKERSIDDFIACAEKILADGYTTSRHLVANGVSAGAMVAGGAMTRRPELFGAVVLTSGATNVLRIDTLPSGAENAKEYGSTTTKDGFEGLLKIDTVQRVRDGVSYPPVLLQVGANDPRLPTWQSGKLTARLQAASSSGRPVLLTVVANQGHQSTTADQYVQRYTDAYAFVFWQLGHPDFQPR, encoded by the coding sequence ATGAATGTTCTCAAGTCGATTTCGTCTTCGGTGATTCTGTTTACTCTTACATGCTGCAGTTCGAGCCCTCCTGCGGCCGCCCCTGTGACGGAGTCCACGAAGCACGCGAAGCCTCATATCGGTGAGTTGTCGCCACCGCTTACTGCTATCCGCCCGGTGGTCGACACCTATTTTGGTGTCGACGTGACCGATCGATACCGTTGGATGGAGGACCCGAAGTCCACGGAATATGCGGCTTGGCTCTCCAATCAAGAAGCCTATGCCCGAGGGATGCTCGCGCACGTGCCCGGGCGCTCGGTTCTTCGCGATGACCTTCTCGCTGCGATGAAGAGTACCGACGAAATCGTCGATGTGCGAGAGACGGATCTTGGGGTATTTCTGGCCCGCAAGGCTGCCGGCGCGCCTTCCGCGACCTTGTACTTCCGCCCGCGGAGTTCATCCGATGAGAAGCCTATTTTCGAGCCGTCGAATGCCCCTTCGGTCGGGACCTCCTTGGACTCGTTCGTGCCATCGCCGGACGGAGCGTTCGTCATTATCCTGACATCGAGCGGCGGTACCGAGGAGCGGACGCTCCACGTCATTCGCACCAGCGATGCGAAAGAGCTCCCGGATCGAGTCGAACATCTGCGGGAGATGGAAGTCGCTTGGCTTCCAAATGCGCGAGGTTTTACATATACGCGTTATCCTCACGGTGCCGACAAGGCGGACCCCTTCTCGCGTTATCGGAATGCCGAGGTAGCCCTTCATCTATTGGGTAGGTCAACGGACGACGACCGAACAGTGTTTGGCGGCGCATCTCTCGCTGGGGCTCCCGAGGATTATCCGGAAATTGTCATCACCCAGGGAAGTGATATTGCCCTGGGGCTCGTTCACCATGGCGTGGCGAGAGAGCTCTCCATTTACGTAAAGTCGGTATCCCAATTGTCGACCACGGGCAATTGGCGCAAGATCGCTGCGCCCGAAGCGCAGATTACACAGGTGGCCGTACACCGAAATGGGTTGTATGTGCTGTCTTTCCGAAATGCCGACCGCGGGCGGATCTTGCGTACGCGAGCCAACGCTCCGGACATCGCCGGTGCCGCAACGATCGTGCCGGAGAGCGACGATGTTCTCGAAGAAGTTCGGCCGGCCGGAGATGGCATATTTTCGCTAGTACTCCGTCGAGGGGTACATCGACTCCTTCACATTAGGAGCGATGGCACACGGACTGAGGCAGCGTTGCCGGCCGAATTGTCCGTGGAGACCTTCTGGTCACGTCCTCCCGCCACCAGCACGGTGATGCGCGTCGAGTCGTATACCGAATCCCCGATCTGGATGAAGTGGGACGCAGAACGCGATTCGGCTCCTGTCGCGCTCCCATTCAATCCGCCCTCGAGAACATTCGCCGGCGTGCGCGTCGAGCGCACTACCGCGACGAGCAAGGACGGTACTCGAATTCCTATCACGCTCCTTCTGCCCAAAGGGAGTGCACGAGATGGAAAGCAGTACGTTTGGCTTCTTGGCTATGGTGCGGGTGGATATACTCTATCACCCAAATTCTACCCATTTCGTGACGCCTGGTTGAAGCGCGGAGGTATTTGGGCGCTCGCCCACGTTCGCGGCGGAGGAGAAAACGGTGCCGAGTGGCATCGGGCAGCTATGAAGGGCAACAAAGAGCGCTCGATTGACGACTTCATTGCCTGCGCTGAGAAGATCCTCGCCGATGGATACACCACCTCACGACACCTGGTTGCGAATGGAGTGAGCGCCGGAGCGATGGTCGCAGGTGGCGCGATGACCCGACGTCCGGAGCTCTTTGGAGCCGTCGTCTTGACTTCGGGAGCGACGAACGTGCTTCGAATCGACACCTTGCCGTCGGGAGCGGAAAACGCAAAAGAGTACGGTTCCACGACAACCAAAGACGGTTTCGAGGGCCTCCTCAAGATCGACACCGTGCAGCGCGTGCGTGATGGTGTTTCGTACCCACCCGTTCTCCTCCAGGTTGGCGCAAATGACCCCAGACTACCCACCTGGCAATCCGGAAAACTTACGGCACGACTTCAAGCGGCATCGAGCAGCGGGCGTCCTGTATTGTTGACGGTTGTCGCCAACCAAGGACACCAGAGCACCACAGCGGACCAGTACGTCCAACGATACACGGATGCCTACGCTTTTGTCTTTTGGCAACTTGGACACCCCGACTTTCAACCGCGATGA
- a CDS encoding serine/threonine protein kinase, protein MGNAFHMVSPPVREPFQKLRSHDRLGGKYILIRRIALGGMGQIWIARNEMTDAEVALKVLRADIDKRIQVEPRFRHEARLGAMLCHRNIVRIFDLVEEPDGSLVLVMELLRGETLRRHLKKKGPLSAEEAIAILLPVLSALEHAHEMGVVHRDIKPANIFLAVDPDGHVVPKLLDFGIAKVPQAGGGVQTLDGRVLGTPRYMSPEQIRSEANIDGRSDIFSMGAVMMEMLTGQSPFVAETPSASLASVLETLLDPDPRIDPRLWLVLQRALAKRPYERYAHCAELAQALREAIGVSDHALLANLRRSKPPPRISTTLSIHRPDEPVRKGIVTPENGMRIPGDSVDEDYDSEEDGSDYAIDVISQGSESSSSESISGYRSSQPSVRTRQLGIAEIASTVDENGKEQHHLRISRGRLIACGVAAVAILTLVFCGGLYFREAHDRVTNRNAAAATPPPPPPTAAAPSVVPAAAAAGGVVPATSSSSDTAEPAAGDAPAMSNGSGRRDPPSTRPMRSPRPAKKDVARTPGF, encoded by the coding sequence ATGGGTAACGCCTTCCACATGGTCTCGCCGCCCGTAAGAGAGCCTTTTCAGAAACTCCGTTCGCACGATCGGCTCGGCGGCAAGTACATCCTCATTCGGCGCATCGCGCTCGGTGGGATGGGACAGATCTGGATTGCGCGTAACGAGATGACCGATGCGGAGGTCGCACTCAAGGTCCTACGCGCGGACATCGACAAGCGGATTCAAGTCGAGCCCCGCTTTCGACACGAGGCGCGCCTCGGTGCGATGCTCTGCCACCGCAACATCGTGCGCATCTTCGACTTGGTCGAGGAGCCCGATGGTTCGCTGGTTCTCGTGATGGAGCTTCTGCGCGGCGAGACGCTGCGGCGGCACTTGAAGAAGAAGGGCCCGCTCTCCGCCGAGGAGGCGATTGCGATCCTGCTGCCGGTGCTGTCGGCGTTGGAGCACGCACACGAGATGGGCGTGGTGCATCGCGACATCAAGCCGGCGAACATTTTCCTCGCGGTCGATCCGGACGGGCACGTGGTGCCGAAGCTGCTCGACTTCGGGATCGCGAAGGTGCCGCAAGCCGGCGGTGGGGTGCAGACGCTGGATGGGCGCGTGCTCGGAACGCCGCGTTACATGTCGCCGGAGCAGATTCGCTCCGAGGCGAACATCGACGGGCGGAGCGATATTTTCAGCATGGGCGCGGTGATGATGGAGATGCTCACGGGGCAGTCTCCCTTCGTGGCGGAGACGCCGAGTGCGTCGCTGGCATCGGTGCTCGAGACGTTGCTCGATCCGGATCCGCGGATCGATCCGCGTCTGTGGTTGGTGCTGCAGCGCGCGCTGGCGAAGCGTCCTTACGAGCGATACGCGCATTGTGCGGAGCTCGCGCAGGCGTTGCGAGAGGCGATCGGCGTGAGCGATCACGCGCTGCTGGCGAACTTACGACGCAGCAAGCCACCGCCGCGCATCTCGACGACGTTGAGCATCCATCGACCGGACGAGCCCGTGCGCAAGGGCATCGTGACGCCGGAGAACGGGATGCGGATCCCCGGCGATTCGGTGGATGAGGATTACGACTCGGAAGAAGATGGTAGCGACTACGCGATCGACGTGATCTCGCAGGGCTCGGAAAGCTCGTCGAGCGAGTCGATCTCGGGGTACCGTTCGAGCCAGCCCTCGGTGCGCACGCGCCAGTTGGGCATCGCGGAGATCGCGAGCACGGTCGACGAGAACGGCAAGGAGCAGCACCATCTGCGGATTTCGCGGGGTCGTTTGATCGCGTGCGGCGTCGCCGCGGTGGCGATCTTGACCTTGGTGTTCTGTGGCGGCCTCTATTTCCGCGAGGCGCACGACCGGGTGACGAACCGCAATGCCGCCGCCGCGACCCCGCCCCCACCTCCTCCTACGGCAGCCGCCCCATCGGTTGTGCCCGCTGCAGCCGCTGCGGGCGGAGTGGTACCGGCCACGTCGTCCTCGTCGGACACGGCTGAGCCTGCAGCCGGCGATGCACCGGCCATGAGCAACGGTTCAGGTCGGCGCGACCCACCGTCTACGCGGCCGATGCGATCGCCGCGCCCCGCAAAAAAGGACGTCGCCAGGACCCCAGGGTTCTGA
- a CDS encoding tetratricopeptide repeat protein, translating to MATFEKLASLPEDEIDVGLGTILLARDVYPDLDIERTLARFDELAAPLQELRVDGHPLAQASLTLQAEHLREHLHVACGFNGNESDYYDPRNSLISDVLERKLGIPITLSVVYCEVAKRLGVRARGVSFPGHFLVRLDSAHEHEKGRQPVLVDPFFGCRILGPKELAELHAKVMGDAPIAPEALAPASGRAILHRILVNLRAVYLARNDIARAMLTIDRILCLTPNATEPLRERGLLSARLGSREQALADLERFLELAPQAEDAAQIRERLAELKKASAPLN from the coding sequence ATGGCAACCTTTGAAAAATTGGCTTCTTTGCCCGAAGACGAAATCGACGTTGGTCTCGGCACGATTCTTCTCGCGCGCGACGTTTATCCGGACCTGGATATCGAACGCACGCTGGCGCGCTTCGATGAGTTGGCGGCCCCCCTTCAGGAACTCCGGGTGGACGGGCACCCACTCGCCCAGGCCAGCCTTACGCTCCAAGCGGAACATCTGCGCGAGCACCTCCATGTTGCCTGTGGCTTCAACGGCAATGAGTCGGATTACTACGATCCGCGCAATAGTCTCATTTCCGATGTGCTGGAGCGCAAGCTGGGGATCCCCATCACATTGTCCGTCGTTTATTGTGAAGTGGCCAAGCGCCTTGGCGTCCGCGCGCGCGGGGTGAGCTTTCCGGGGCACTTCTTGGTGCGCCTCGACTCGGCCCACGAGCACGAGAAAGGACGCCAACCCGTCCTGGTCGATCCGTTCTTCGGTTGCCGGATCCTCGGTCCGAAGGAGCTGGCCGAACTCCATGCAAAGGTGATGGGCGATGCGCCAATCGCGCCGGAAGCGTTGGCGCCTGCGTCGGGTCGCGCGATCCTGCATCGCATTTTGGTCAATTTGCGCGCCGTGTATTTGGCGCGGAATGACATTGCGCGCGCCATGCTCACCATCGATCGCATTCTTTGCCTGACGCCCAATGCCACCGAGCCTTTGCGCGAACGAGGGCTGCTCTCGGCACGTCTGGGATCGCGCGAGCAGGCCCTGGCCGATCTCGAGCGCTTTCTGGAGTTGGCGCCCCAGGCGGAAGACGCGGCGCAAATCCGCGAGCGGCTGGCCGAGTTGAAAAAGGCGAGCGCACCGCTCAATTAG